A window of the Nitrosopumilus ureiphilus genome harbors these coding sequences:
- a CDS encoding SHOCT domain-containing protein: MSQTKPKRPTGLTVLGILYIITAITNFVSAMETFRVYQATKLWSDGDSVLGMVWFFLFITMILFFVIAGLIFSGKGRKAIIGLVIATIVLGVISLMAQSPAAIMSIIVNIIIIIYLRKQHVKEYFDGTSIQSTFSSESNLHPPSTSTDDAEPLDILKKRYAEGEITKEEFDDIKKDLM, from the coding sequence TTGTCACAAACCAAACCAAAACGTCCTACTGGTCTTACTGTTTTAGGAATTCTTTACATTATAACTGCAATTACAAATTTCGTTTCGGCTATGGAGACATTTAGAGTCTATCAGGCTACAAAATTATGGTCTGATGGAGATAGTGTTCTTGGAATGGTTTGGTTTTTTTTATTTATTACTATGATTTTATTTTTTGTAATAGCAGGTCTAATATTTTCTGGGAAGGGAAGAAAAGCTATAATAGGTTTAGTAATTGCCACTATTGTTCTAGGGGTAATTTCTTTGATGGCACAGAGTCCAGCCGCCATTATGTCTATTATTGTTAATATTATAATTATTATTTATTTGAGAAAACAACATGTGAAAGAATATTTTGATGGCACATCAATTCAATCTACTTTTTCTTCCGAGTCTAATCTTCATCCACCATCAACTTCAACAGATGATGCTGAACCTTTAGACATACTTAAGAAAAGATATGCAGAAGGCGAAATAACCAAAGAAGAGTTTGATGACATTAAAAAAGATTTGATGTAA